Part of the Cetobacterium ceti genome, TAAGACTTTGTTGTATATCGATAACTCGTTGATTGCTACTTCCTTTCCATTTTAAATTAAGGTCTTTTAAGTTGATATTAAATTTACCATCTATTAATACATCGCATAAAGAAATTAATTTTAATTTCTGAGAATCTTTTATAATTTCATCCCAAGTATAACCAGACCAAATCCAAATATCTTTTTGAGGAAAACGTAATTTAAATTTATATAAAAATTTTATTAAAGGATCAATATTAGAAGGATAAGTAGGATCGCCTCCAAGTAAAGAAAGCCCTCTAATTGAATTATTATATTTGTCAAAATATTCTAAAATTTCATTTTCTTCTTTTTCTGTAAAAGGATTACCAAAATTTTTATCCCATGTTTTAGAATTGAAACATCCCTCACAAAAATGAAGACAACCACTTACAAATAAACTAACTCTAATCCCTTGGCCATTAATCATATCTGTATATTTAATACCTGAATAATTCATTTATTATCTCCTACATATGCTTTACTCTATTAATAACTTCTTTTTGTTTTCCTTTGTTAAAAGGCCTAGCATCTGGTTGAGCTAGATAACCACAAACTCTTCTTATAACGTTCATTTTTTTTGAATCATGGTTTCCACATTGAGGACATTCAAATCCTTTTTCAGTTGCAAGAAATTCACCATTAAAACCACAAATATGACATTTATCAACAGGTTGATTAATTCCCATATAATGAATACCAATTTGTTTAGCATATTTAAGAATTTCATAAACGGCATCTAAATTATTTTTTAAAGAATCAGTTTCAATATAAGATATATGTCCACCTTTAGCATATTTATGCCCAGGAGCTTCCATTCTTAATTTTTCAAAAGGATTAACATTTACTTTAGAAGAAACATGGAATGAATTATCATAATATCCTTTATCTGTAATTCCTTCGATACTTCCAAAATCTTTTAAATCTATTTGTGCAAATCTATCACAAAGTGATTCTGAAGGAGTTGAATATAAAGCGAATCCTAAGTTAGTCTCTTCTTTAAACTGAGCCACTTTTTCAGAAATATATTTAAGTATATTAAAAGTTTTTTCATAAACAGTTTCATCTTGAGAAAAATCAGTACCATAAAGTAGTTGTGAAACTTCACTTAATCCAATATATCCAATAGAAACAGTAGAATATCCTCCCCAAATTAAATCTTTAATAGTATCTTTTGGCTCTTTATTAGCTAAAGCTCCATCAAGCCAAAGAATCGGTGCTATTTCAGCAGGGGTATTTTCAAGATATTTAGCTCTAAATATACTATTTTCTTTGCATAGTTCTAACATTTCATCTAAAGAATTATAAAATCCTTTTTCATTTCCTTTGTTTAGAATAGCTAATCTTGGTAGATTTATAGAAGTTGCTCCAATATTAAATCTTCCTGAATATATTTCTTGTCCTTCATTATTTTTCCATGGAGATAAAAATGCTCTACAACCCATAGGATAAACAACAGTTCCATTTTTTACTTCTTCAGGAGTTACAAATAAAATATCTGGATAAATAGATTTTGTCATACATTTAAATGCAATTTGTGATATATCCCAATTATGATCATTAGGTAAAAAATTTATACCTTCACATACAGCATAAACTATTTTTGGGAATATAGCTGTTTCTTTTTTAGCTCCAAATCCTTCCATTCTTGTTTTGAAAACAAATTTTTGGACAAGTCTTCCTTCCCAAGAGGTTTCGGTACCTATACCTATAGTAGTAAAAGGTGTTTGACCATTTACTGTAGATAAAGAGTTAATTTCATATTCTAATCCTTGCATAGCTTGTTTAACAGATTCTTCTGTTAAATCACAAGCATAATTATAGGCTCCAGGATATTCTTTTTCTAATAGAGAATTATTATGGTCTATTATATTAGATAAAAGAATACTTTCAATAGCATCTTCTGATATTCTATCGACATATTTAAGCCCTTTTTTAAAATGTTTTTTAAAACTTTTTTTAATATATGGAATTAAAGCTCTATCTAAATATGGAATAGAACAACCCCCATAAGTGTTAGAAGAAACAGAGGCAATAATTTGAACGATATGTCCAACAGCAACTTCAATAGAGTTTGGTTCAAGCATTTTAGCATTTCCGATATTGCATCCATTTTTTAACATATTTTCAATATCAACTAATTCACAATTAGTTTCTCTAAATAGTAAATAGTCTAAATCATGAATATGTATAAATCCTTTTTCATGGTGTTCTTTTAATTTTTTAGGAAGAACTTTATTTAGATAATAATCTTTAGATGAAATTCCTGCTAATAAATCTCTTTGAACAGAAATTGTTTTTCCATCTTTATTGGCATTTTCATTTAAAATATCTTCATTAGATGCATCAACTAATTCAGCAATTTTTTTATAAATAGTTTTTTCTTTATTTCTCATTTCAGATTTAACGGTTCTGTAACTCTGATAAGACATTGCTATGTCTTTTTCAGCTGAAGCCATTAATTTCTTTACCACTATATCTTGTATTTCTTCAACATGTAAAATATCCCTCTCAATATTCTCTATTTGAGAAG contains:
- the nrdD gene encoding anaerobic ribonucleoside-triphosphate reductase, which translates into the protein MKEVIKRDGAIVTFDKSRINRAITMAFTQNQVPVNYELIERISSQIENIERDILHVEEIQDIVVKKLMASAEKDIAMSYQSYRTVKSEMRNKEKTIYKKIAELVDASNEDILNENANKDGKTISVQRDLLAGISSKDYYLNKVLPKKLKEHHEKGFIHIHDLDYLLFRETNCELVDIENMLKNGCNIGNAKMLEPNSIEVAVGHIVQIIASVSSNTYGGCSIPYLDRALIPYIKKSFKKHFKKGLKYVDRISEDAIESILLSNIIDHNNSLLEKEYPGAYNYACDLTEESVKQAMQGLEYEINSLSTVNGQTPFTTIGIGTETSWEGRLVQKFVFKTRMEGFGAKKETAIFPKIVYAVCEGINFLPNDHNWDISQIAFKCMTKSIYPDILFVTPEEVKNGTVVYPMGCRAFLSPWKNNEGQEIYSGRFNIGATSINLPRLAILNKGNEKGFYNSLDEMLELCKENSIFRAKYLENTPAEIAPILWLDGALANKEPKDTIKDLIWGGYSTVSIGYIGLSEVSQLLYGTDFSQDETVYEKTFNILKYISEKVAQFKEETNLGFALYSTPSESLCDRFAQIDLKDFGSIEGITDKGYYDNSFHVSSKVNVNPFEKLRMEAPGHKYAKGGHISYIETDSLKNNLDAVYEILKYAKQIGIHYMGINQPVDKCHICGFNGEFLATEKGFECPQCGNHDSKKMNVIRRVCGYLAQPDARPFNKGKQKEVINRVKHM
- the nrdG gene encoding anaerobic ribonucleoside-triphosphate reductase activating protein, which produces MNYSGIKYTDMINGQGIRVSLFVSGCLHFCEGCFNSKTWDKNFGNPFTEKEENEILEYFDKYNNSIRGLSLLGGDPTYPSNIDPLIKFLYKFKLRFPQKDIWIWSGYTWDEIIKDSQKLKLISLCDVLIDGKFNINLKDLNLKWKGSSNQRVIDIQQSLKYNTIIEYTN